In a single window of the Acinetobacter tibetensis genome:
- a CDS encoding lipocalin family protein, translating into MKTLFKSLFAAIALVINSLSVTTRAETVTPQAVNQVDIQKYAGKWYEIAHLPMYFQRKCVSNITAQYSVNADQTIRVLNSCRIANGEMISSEGVAYSQNQGNSKLKVSFLPTGLRWIPLTKGDYWVLRVDPEYKVALVGGPSNKYLWILSREPQLDEATYQSYLDTAKHYGYDVTKLIKLPH; encoded by the coding sequence ATGAAAACGCTATTCAAGTCACTTTTTGCCGCTATAGCGCTGGTCATCAACAGCTTAAGTGTAACCACTCGAGCAGAAACTGTTACGCCTCAGGCGGTAAATCAGGTGGATATTCAGAAGTATGCTGGTAAATGGTATGAAATTGCACATTTACCGATGTATTTTCAGCGTAAATGCGTATCGAATATCACGGCACAATATAGCGTCAATGCCGATCAAACGATTAGGGTATTGAATAGCTGCCGAATTGCCAATGGCGAGATGATTAGCTCTGAAGGTGTTGCCTATTCGCAAAATCAGGGCAACAGCAAACTGAAGGTCAGCTTTTTGCCTACAGGTTTAAGATGGATTCCGTTGACCAAAGGTGATTACTGGGTATTACGAGTAGACCCAGAATATAAAGTGGCATTGGTTGGAGGACCGAGTAACAAATATCTGTGGATTTTATCGCGTGAACCACAATTGGATGAAGCGACTTATCAGTCCTATTTAGATACAGCGAAACACTATGGTTATGACGTTACGAAACTAATTAAATTGCCGCATTAA